TTTCGCTATCCCATTGAGGATGCTTCACAAATACGGTCAAAGAAGTTTCCGGGAGTACGACGTCCCAATGGTACTTAGTTGCTACGCGTTGCATAGTCGCGCGGTTGGCAGTTAAGCGATTGTGGCGCTGCAATCCGCATTGCTCTAATATCACCGGATCATTCATTACCCGGGCGGATAGTTCCTCGGTAATCAACGGACTACGTCCCGCCAACCGGTCGTGCACCAAACTCGCGGCGTGGGCAATCGCTGGTGGCGCAATCAACCAACCGGCACGCAAGGTACTCAGTCCAAACACTTTGGTAAGACTCGTGGTAATTAAAATGTTTTTGGCAAGTCCAAACGATGTTGTCTTCCAGTATCCCGGCACCGCTTCGCGGTAAACCTCGTCAACCAAGAGATACCCGCCGCCCGAGGCGACAATCCCAGCGATTTCACGAATTTCTTCGTCGTTATAGAATACACCAGTAGGGTTGTGCGGGTTCGCCAAAATCATTAATCTCACATCGGATTTCACTGCCTCACGGAGTTCATCCAAATCGAGCCGCCAATTGTTATCCCGTCGCCGTTCGATGAAGGAAACTTCGCAGCCAAGCCCTTGTGGAAGTGCGATAAGTGGTTCATAGGTGGGATACTCCACCAATACATTGTCACCTGGACCTGCTACTGCAGCGATTGCGAGATAGTTCGCTTGCGACGTGCCGAAGTTTGCAACAATGCAATCGTCGGGAACGTTATACCGCTGTGAAATCGCATCGATCCAAGGTTTCCATCCAGTCTGGTTC
This portion of the bacterium genome encodes:
- a CDS encoding pyridoxal phosphate-dependent aminotransferase, which translates into the protein MSTMLDTTNIVPRAFGKVEYLDWIKRRAIEPGEVVEWGLALSGMPDPDPLLFTEVMKNLPIFGANQTGWKPWIDAISQRYNVPDDCIVANFGTSQANYLAIAAVAGPGDNVLVEYPTYEPLIALPQGLGCEVSFIERRRDNNWRLDLDELREAVKSDVRLMILANPHNPTGVFYNDEEIREIAGIVASGGGYLLVDEVYREAVPGYWKTTSFGLAKNILITTSLTKVFGLSTLRAGWLIAPPAIAHAASLVHDRLAGRSPLITEELSARVMNDPVILEQCGLQRHNRLTANRATMQRVATKYHWDVVLPETSLTVFVKHPQWDSETLVVKARSHGILVTPGRFFGYNDRVRIAFTSEPETFERLLNRLAEVLA